CCGAACGCGCCGCCGCCCTTCGCGTGCGGCTGGCGTTCCGCGATCCGTTCGCGGTTGAACTGGGCCATCTGTTCGATCAGGTAGTGATCGTGCAGGAGGATCGGCCCGTCCGGGCCGACGGTGAGCGAGTGTTCGTCGCTGACTACCGGGATTCCGGCGTCGTCGGTGGTGAAGGGGTGATCGGTCCCTGTCTGATCTGCCATGTCGGGGCTCCTTCAGCAGACAACTGGTCCCCTACCGCATACCCCCGGCCGTCCCCGCCGAAACTGACCCGAGCGCGGTCCTCAGACCCACCGTCCACAGGTAGACGGCCGCGGGAACCAGGCCGCCCACCAGCAGCAGAACGGTCCACACCGACGGCAACAGGAGGATGTCGCCACCCGGCCCACCGAACATGCACAGCACGAACCCGACCAACCAGCCGCCGAGCGGCAACAGGCCGGACGACACCCTTCCCGTCACCGATCGGGCCGCGATCACCAGGAGCACGTTGACGACGGCGGCGAACAGGATGCTGATCGGAAAGGGTGTCGCACCGAGCCACAGAGGCAGGAAGAGAACGGACAGGACGGCGCACAGGAACCCGTCGAAGACGAGCAGCGCCATCGTCGCGCCCGCCGGCGGATCATCCGGGCGCGGGCCCTGCTCCGACGGCGGCCGGCCCGGGCTCGGTGCGGCTGTGTTCGTCATCCGTCAATGGTGACTCACCGAACGCCGAGTCACGGGACCGGGGGGAAACCCAGCAGGGTGAACAGGTGGCTCGACGCGCCCACGAAGTCGTACAGCACGCTGTAGTAGAGCTCGCGCTGCTCTCCGAAAAACGGCTTCTGCGAATCCACGAACGCCGCGATCGCGTTCTGCAGGTCCCAGTTGTACATGTCCCCTCCTCGTCCCCCGACAATTCAGGCCGACCTCGGCGCCAGTGATGTGCGCCATAGTCTAACGCTGAACGTGTCGCGCGCCACACCCACCCTCGGGTATGCGTCTGCGCCTCTCGGAGAGGGACTCCGACACCGAGGGGTCAGGCGAGCGCCGTGGGATCGATCCCGGCGAGCAGATCGGTCTCTCGTGTCGTCGACGGCGCGTCGGCGAGCACGAAGTGCTCGGCCGCCAGGATCGGCTGGGCGATGTTGTTCGACAGCGCGAATTCGCCCCCACCGGGGGACACCGAGACCTGGGTGGCGTGCGCGGCGAGGGCCGCGCGCTTCGCGTCGAGGACGGCGGAGACGTCGACGGCCGTGGTCACCACGGAGTCGTCCACCGCCGGCAGTTCCCCGGGTTCCGGCAGGCGCCAGCCGCCCGGGATCTCCCCGATCCGGCACACACCGTCCTCGACCGCGCTCGCGGCGGCGACGGTCCAATACAGTTTCGGCACCCGCCACGGCATGCCGGCCTCGGGAAACCGCGCGCTCGCCGACGCGGAGACCGCTTCCCGCGTGAGCCGATGCGCCTGAATGTGGTCCGGGTGCCCGTAGCCGCCGTCGGCGTCGTAGGTGACCACCACGTGCGGACGCAGCTGCCTGATCACGGCGACCAGTTCCCCGACCGCCGCGTCCGGGTCCGCGTTGACGAAGGCCCGGGGGTGTGCGGCGGAAGCGGTCCCCGCCATCCCGGAATCCCGGTAGCGTCCGCCGCCCCCGAGGAAGCGGGGACCGGTCGGGACGCCCAGTGCGACGAGGGCAGCCGCCAGTTCACCGATCCGGTATCCGCCGAGCTGATCGGCCTCGTCGGCGACCAGCCGCGCCCAGCGATCGCCGATCACCTCGCCTTCCTCGCCCAGAGTGCAGGTCAGCACGGTGACATCGGCACCGGACGCGGCGTACCGCGCGATGGTCCCGCCCGTCGTGATCGACTCGTCGTCGGGATGGGCGTGGACGAACAGCAGACGCGGGACGGACGGGGCTGCCTGACCTGCCGTCACTGGACGGCTCTCGTCCACTGCGCGGCGTCGTCGAAGATGCCGGCGGGGAGTACACCGCCGAGCGAGGCACCCTGCACGCCGGGCCCTGCGGCGACCAGCGTGGAATCCTGCACCACCGGGAGGACGACCTCGAGGTCCCACAGTCGACGATCCACGTCGGACAGGATCGTCGGAACGTCTCCCACTCCGCGGAGGGAGGAGTCGATCGCGGGCTGGAGCGCCGGATCGCACAGCCCGGAGAGGTTCGACGGGGAGGCGAGTTCGGCGTCGATCTTCTCCGCATCCGTCTCGGTGTCCGTCTCCGGGTCGGAGCCGTCGCCGTCCTCCGTGGGCTCGGGCGCGCGGGTCGTGTCGGCAGCATCCTCGTCGTCCGACTCCTGCGGCGCGGGCAGACAGCCGAAACGGGAGGCCGCGACGGTGGCGGCGTCGCCGCCCGCTCTCGCCCAGGCGACGACCGCACCGACCCGGCCGGACGTGATCGCCTCGCCGAACAGCTCCTCCGCCTCGATCGATTCGACGCTCGCGTCCACGCCCGCCCCGCGAAGCTGGTCCGCAGCCGTCGCCGCCACCGCGGCGGCGGTCGCGTCTCCGGACGGAACACCGATCACCAGGGTCAACGGCAATCCGTTGCGCTCGAGGAGGCCACCTTCGGGCACCTCTCCCGGGGGCACCGCAGCCTCGGGCTGCCGCTCGTATCCGGCCTCGGCGAGCAACGCCTGCACCTGTTCGGGACCGATCGGGTCCGGCGCGCTCGGCGCGTATCCCGGATCCGACGGGGAGAACACCAGCGACCGGGCGGGAACCGCCGTCGACTCGCTCCCCGAGCCCACGGTGGCCAGCAACTCGACGTCGAGCACCCCGAGCACCGCGCGGCGGACCCGGATGTCGTCCAGCTCCGGCACGCGGCCGTTGAGGGTGACTTCGAGAGTGCGCGGCTGGAACACCGAGCCGGTGCGGACGGCGGGAATCGCCGCGAGCTGAGCGGCCGTCGAAGTGCCGCCGTGCGTCTGCGCGAGCTGCGCGTCGCCCGTACGGATCGAGTCCGCCAGTTGTGCCGACGAGCCCGCGCGACGCAGCAGGATCTGATCGGGCGCGGCCGGGGTGTCCCAGAACCTGTCGTTGCGCTCGAGCAGGATCTCGTCGCGGCCGCGGTCGATCGACTTGATGTGGAATCGGGACCCCGACACGGGGATGTTCTCGGCGAGGGCGCCGGCGAATCCTCCCGGCGAGTCCTTCACCAGGTGCGCCGGGAGGAGGTCCGTGAACAGCTCACGCCACGCCGGGTAGGGGGCGTCGAAGACGACATTCACCGTCTTGCCCCCGCCGGAGGAGTTGACGTCCCGGATCAGGCGGTATCCGGCGGGATCGACCACACCCGGGACCGTGATCATCTGTTGCCACAGGTACCGGAAGTCCTCGGCGGCGATGGGCGCCCCGTCCGACCACTGGGCGTCGGTGCGCAGCCGGTAGGTGACGGTGAACGGCTCCTGGGAGCTGACCTCGGCCGTGACCAGCAGCGACGGGTCGAGCACGTGGTCGGCGAAGCCGGGCCGGTCCGGCGAGGGGACCGTACGGAACGGGCTGGGGAACACCAGCGAGCTCACGGCCGCATTCGCCGGTGACTGGTCCGCCAGCAGGTGGGGATTGAACCCGGTACCGATGTCGTCGATCGCGACGACCACCGGAAGACGAGTCGACGGGGCGGACGTGGTGCGCGGAGTGTCGGTGCTCTCCACCGGCGGCGGCGGATTCGCCGTGCACGCCGCGAGGGACACCGCGGTGACCATGATCGCGATTCCGCCGGCCAGCCGGGCCCCGTACTCGCCCCGCGTCCCGGCTCCGCGTTCCCGGGTCACCTGCCGTCGATCGGCCCCCACGGCACCGTCCTTCCCTGTCACTGCACTCCTACCGCCGCTGGGCCTGCATCCCTGCCGCACACCCGTCACAGCCCTCGGACCGCCCACGCGAATGTACCGGTCGCCGCGGCAATGAATGTGCCGTTCATCGCCACTACAGCGATGAACGGCACATTCATCCGGTTTCGGAGCGGAGCGGTGGGCGGGACCCTCAGAGAGCGGCCTTGTCGCGCTGCTTGGCGCGCGAACGCTCCCGAGCCCGCTCGGTGCCGTTGAGGTGCACCTTGCGCACCCGAGTGATCTCGGGCGTCACCTCGACACACTCGTCACCGGCGCAGAACTCCATGGCCGCTTCGAGGCCGAGCACCATCGGGCGCGCCAAGGTCTCCATCACGTCGGCCGTCGCGGACCGCATGTTGGTGAGCTTCTTCTCGCGAGTGACGTTGATGTCGAGATCCTCCGCACGCGGGTTGATCCCGACGACATGACCCTCGTAGGTCTCCGAACCCGGCTCGACGAAGAACGTGCCGCGGTCGGAGAGCTGGATCATCGCGAACGGCGTGACCGTGCCCTGACGGTCCGACACGAGCGATCCGGTGTGGCGGGCACGGATCTCGCCCGCCCAAGGGGCGTAGCCGTGGAAGACGGCGTTGGCGATGCCGGTGCCGCGCGTCTCGGTGAGGAAGTCGGTGCGGAAGCCGATCAGGCCACGCGACGGGACGATGAACTCGATGCGCACCCAACCGGCGGCATGGTTGTTCATCTGCACCATCTTGCCCTTGCGGGCGGCGAGCAGCTGGGTGATCGCGCCGAGGTGCTCCTCGGGGCTGTCGATCGTCAGCTCCTCGTACGGTTCGTGCACCTTGCCGTCGACCTGACGGGTGACCACCTGCGGCTTGCCGACGGTGAGTTCGAATCCCTCGCGACGCATCTGCTCGACGAGGATGGCCAGCGCCAGCTCGCCACGGCCCTGCACCTCCCACGCGTCCGGGCGGCCGATGTCGACCACGCGCAGCGACACGTTGCCGATCAGCTCGGAATCCAGCCGGTTCTTGACCATGCGCGCGGTGAGCTTGTGTCCCTTCACGCGCCCGGCCAGCGGCGAGCTGTTGGTACCGATCGTGATGGAGATGGCCGGCTCGTCGACACTGATCCGCGGCAGAGCCACCGGGTTCTCCACGTCCGCGAGCGTGTCGCCGATCATGATTTCCGGGAAACCGGCGACGGCGACGATGTCGCCGGCCACGGCGGACTCGGCAGGCTTACGGGTGACGCCCTCGGTGGCGAGCAGTTCGGTGATCTTCACGGTCTTGACGCCCTCGCCGTGCATCCACGCCACGGTCTGACCCTTGCGCAGCTCACCGTTGTGGATGCGCACCAGCGCGAGGCGGCCGAGGAAGTCGGAGGCGTCGAGGTTGGTGACGTGCGCCTGGAGCGGCGCGTCCACGGAGCCCTTGGGCGCGGGGACGTTGTTCATCAGGACGTCGAACAGCGCGTCGAGGTTCTCGGCGGCGGGAGCCTGGCCGTTCTCGGGCTGCTCGACGGATGCCTTGCCCTCACGGCCCGAGGCGTACAGCACGGGGAGGTCGAGCAGCGCCTCGGCGGCCTCCGCGGCCGCGTCGTCCAGATCCGAGGCGAGGTCGAGAAGCAGGTCCTGCGACTCGGTGACAACCTCCTCGATCCGGGCGTCGGGCCGGTCCGTCTTGTTCACGACGATGATGACCGGCAGCGACGCGGCGAGGGCCTTGCGCAGCACGAAGCGGGTCTGCGGGAGCGGTCCCTCCGACGCGTCGACGAGCAGCACGACGCCGTCGACCATGGACAGGCCGCGCTCGACCTCGCCGCCGAAGTCGGCGTGACCCGGTGTGTCGATGACGTTGATGACGGTGACCGTGCCGTCGGCGTTGTGCCGGTGCACGGCGGTGTTCTTGGCGAGAATGGTGATGCCCTTCTCGCGTTCGAGATCGCCGGAGTCCATCACCCGGTCGACCAGCTCGGCGCGCTCCGCGAAGGCCCCCGATTGGCGCAGCATGGCGTCGACGAGGGTGGTCTTTCCGTGGTCGACGTGCGCGACGATGGCGACGTTACGGAAGCTGGTGGTGGACACGCGATGGCTCTCCTGGCTGAGTTGATTCGGCCACACGAAGGGTGCATCGCACGGCGCATTGGTGGCCGCTGTGATCTCCACTGGCTGTGATCCACTGACTTCGACCCCTCGTGCGAGGGGGCGTGAATCGCCGGCACAGGTGCCGCGGCCATACAGATACTACCCGGATCCCCCGCCCACCTCTCACGCGCGCGCTGCGAGAGTGCTCACCCGGCGGTCAGCGCGTCGCACAGAGCCGGCACCCAGACCCGGTCCGCGGCCACCAGTTGCATCCGCCGTAGCCCCGCCGCGTCCACCCAGCACAGGCCGGTGTGTTCGAGCGGCTCCGGTGTGCCGGACACGAGCGTGGCCCGGTACGCACGCAGCACCAGTCCCGACGGGAGCTCCACATCGACACCGATCCGCTCCCCCGCATCGGCCTCGACTCCGAGTTCCTCCCGCAGTTCGCGGCGCAGTGCCGCGCGCGGCTGCTCCCCGGGCTCGACCTTTCCGCCCGGCAACTCCCATTGCCCGGCGAGTTCGGGCGGATGTCCGCGACGGGCGAGCAGCAGCCTGCCGTCGACGATCAACGCGGCGGCGACAACCTCCCGCTCGGCCTTCGCCTCGTCACGCGCCTCCGCCTCGTCACGCGCCGTCATTCCGTCACGCATTGCAGGTTCACCGGACACTGCACCATCATGGGGTATGGCCGAATTGCTGTCCGACGGACAGATCGTGTCCGCACTCGCCGAACTGCCGGGCTGGCAGCTCACCGGCGAGACCCTGGTCCGCACGATCACGTCGGAGACGTTCCCGGAAGCGATCGCACTCGTCGGCAAGGTCGCCGAGATCGCCGAGTCGAAGAACCACCATCCGGACATCGACATCCGATGGCGGAAGGTGACCTACACCCTCACGACCCATTCGGCGGGCGGCATCACCGCACTGGACCTGGATCTGGCCGCGGAGATCGACTCGCTGACCCGCGAGTGACCCGGGCCGCGTAGATCACCCAGAGCAACACGGCGACGACCCCGATCACGTCGACCGCACCGAGCCACGCGAGGATCGCCGGCCGCGGGATCACCCAGATCGACTCCTGGAATGCGCTGAGCACCCAGGGGACCCCGACCAGCATCGAGACCAGCCAGAATCCCGCCACCACCCGGGTGCCGAGCATCCGCCCGTACGGTCCGTGCAGCAGCCAGATCGCCATCGGAACGAGCCACACCCAGTGGTGCGACCAGGAGATCGGCGAGACGAGCAGTCCGAACAACTGCACGATGACCAGCGTGCCCAGGGCGTCGTCTCGGCCGATCGCCCGCCACGCCGCAAAGGCCAGGGCCGCGGCGACCAGTACCGAGGCGATCCAGATCGGCCCCGTCTCCACGTCGTATCCGAGGATCCGGCTGATCGTGCCGCGCAGCGACTGGTTCCACACGGAGCCGACCGGGCCGATCCGGTCCGCGTCCCCGAACAGGGTCGTGAAGTACTGCCGGGCCTCGGAACCGATCAGCAGGAAGCTCACCGCGACGGTTCCCGCGAAGGTGAGAGCGGAGAAGGCCGCGGCCTTCCACTGTCGCCGCGCGAGGAAGTAGAGCCCGGTGACGGCGGGAGTCAGTTTCACGCCCGCGGCCAGACCGACGAGCCCGCCGGCCACCCACCACCGGGGGCTCGAGACCGCTGCCATCACCAGCGCGACGAGGAAGACGTTCACCTGGCCGTAGTCGAGAGTCGTGCGTACCGGTTCGGACCACACCCCGACCGTCGTCCACAGCAGGACGAACCCGTGCCGTCGCGGCGTCAGGACTGCAGAGCCGGTGAGCAGGGTGAAGGTCATCCGCACCACGGCGTACAGCGCCGCGATCGTGGCCAGTTGCCAGGCGACCGCCACCACCGCGAACGGCAGGAAGTGCAGGGGCAGGAAGACCAGCGCCGCGAAGGGCGGGTAGGTGAACGGAAGTGGAAAGTCCGGGGTCACCTCGGCGTAGGTGTACGAGTACAGGTCGCTGTCGAGCAGGGAGGCCGAGCCGTCGACGTACACGTGCAGATCGACGAAGTTCATGCCGTTCGGGCTCAACAGTGTCCACGCCAGCCGGAGGACGACCGACACCGCGAGCAGAATCGGCGCCCGACGCAACGCCCATCGCAAGAGACTGCCGAACGCCCTGGTCACGCGAGCGGCGTCCGCCCTGCGAGGAGCGACGGTGTTGCGGTCGGGCACGGGTGACGCTCCCTCGTCGGGTGGCCTTCGGGACCGGGACAGCCTAGACGCCGGGCGTGGTCCCGATCGCGACCGGCAGTGCGTCCGCCCCGTCTCGACCCCGTAACAGTTGAATCACCACCCTCTTGCACCCCACCTGTCACAGGTTATGGTCACCGGGAGGTCACTATCGGCGCCCCTATGCCATACACTCCACCGAGTGATGTAGCCGACGGGTCACGGTCCGGCGGCTTCGCACCCCGGGGGTGCTGCACCGAAGTGACTCCCGGAACCGTCGAACGCGGCCCACTGTCGGCCCGCGCAGAATGACAAGGATGGGGAAACCGTGCTTCGAACCCGAGGTTTGCGGAGAGGCTTCACCGCTCTCGCGATCGCCGCGGCCGCCGCGTTGGTGGTGCCGTCTCAGGCTGGTGCCCAGCCGATCCCGCCGCCCGTTCCGGAGGGCGTGCCCGTGGAGGCGCTCGCGTCCCTCGTGCCCGCCATCATCGGCGCGGCCGCCGGTCCCGCGGACATCGCCGACAACCCACAGGCCGACCTGCTGGCACAGGCCCGGATCCTGCTCGAGACCGCGCCCCTGTCCGACGAGCTCAAGTCGACGCTCGAGCGCGTGATCACCTTCCTCGACGGCAGCGGCGGCGGCGGCCCCGACATCCCGGAGGACGGCCCGGTCATCGCCCAGTTCCTCTACCCGACCATCGGTCAGGGATGCATCGGCCCCGAGTCGGATGCCGTGGCCACCGCCCTCGCGGTTCCCGGCCCCGCTCACCTGCCTCCGCCCGGACCGGGCGTCGGCCAGGCCGGTTTCGTCTTCACCGCTCTCGGCACCGCTCCCGCCGCCGATCACCCGGCCCAGCCGCTCACCGCGACCTGGATCAACATCGACAACGGCTGGCGCGGGGATGTGGACCTGACCAACCAGGCCCGGATCAACCCCGACGGCCCGGCCACCCTGTCCGGGATCGCCGACACCGGATCGGGACGCGTTCTCGCCGTCATCTCGGGCGGGATCACCACCGTCCCCGAGGGTGAAGCGCCGATCTCCTGCATGATCCTGCCGACCGTGGGCATGTTCCACGTCGCCTGACCCGACCGCACGAAGTGGGGGCCGCCGGTGTCACCGGCGGCCCCCACTTCGTGCTTCCCCTGTTCGTCCGCCCGGTTTACCCTCCCCCGGGCCGTGGTAGCCCACCTGCATGCCGCACCTCCACGCTCCCGACCGCGCCACCCCCACCCGTCACGTCTCCGATGCAGCGGGGCCGCAGCGCTCGATCCTGTCGATCCGCTCGGAAGGATCGATTCTCTCGATAGGTTCCGCGTACTCGATCCTGTCGATCGGCAGTGTCGGATCGATTCTGTCCGTGGGGTCGATGGGTTCGTTCGGCTCGGTCCTCAGCAGCTTCTCCTTCGGCAGTCTCGGCTCCGCGTTCTCGGCCGTGTCCCGGTGGTCGCTGCTGTCCTGGCGCGGCAACCATTCCTCGCCCGCCGATCAGCGTCCCCCGCTGGTGGTGATCGCGGACGAACACGACACCGAGGATCATCTGGCGGCCCATTGCCAGTGCTGACCGGCATTCCCTTCCCCTCGAATTGAAACGTGTTCTACTCTCGTCGGAACGAGTACGAACCGACGAGTGGGAGAGACGTATGACCTGGAGTCGAGAAGAGTTGGCCGAGGCGTTCGCCGGATACCAGCGCACCGTGGAGAAGTGCGTCGAGGCCGGGGACTGGAGCACCTACGCGGACATGTTCACCGAGGACGCGCGGTACGTCGAGCATGCCTACGGCACCTTCACCGGGCGTGACGAGATCCGCGCCTGGGTCACGCGCACCATGTCCTCGTTCCCCGGCCGCGTCATGACCTCGTTCCCGGCCAACTGGTCGGTGTTCGACACCGAACGGGGATGGGCGATCTGCGAGATCGACAATCCGATGGCCGATCCGGGCGACGGGTCCTCGCACGCGGCCGCGAACGTGACGATCCTGGAGTACGCGGGCGACGGCCTGTGGTCACGCGAGGAGGACGTCTACAACCCGCTCGAGTTCCTGCGCATGGCGAGCGGATGGTGCAGGGCCGCGGAAGCGGCGGGAACACTGCCCGACGACGCCCGGGCCTGGCTGGAGAAGGTGCGGCGCTGAGAGATCCCGGGCCGGCCTCTGCCTGCGGTCACCACCTGCCGTAGTCGGCCTTCAGGATCGAGTTCCGGTCGATACCGACGCCGTCGACGGTGCGTTTGTCGATCTCGAACTGGTGCAGGTGCGCCGCGGGGTGCACGTAGCCCTGCGGCGTACCCCAGTTGTGCTGCCAGTACCAGGATCCGAGGCCGGCGACGAGTGCCAGATCGATCGTCTTGGAGTTCGCGTAGACACCGACGTTCTCGCGGCCGAGCACCGAGTGCCACCCGAGGAGGAACGGCGCGATCATCGTGGCGAATTCGATCTCGGTCGGATTGTCGTCGATGGAGGCATAGATCGGTCGACCCTCCGGTCCACCCGCGGCGCGATGCAGTTCCAGACCACGACGCGCATGCTTCACTCCCGCGTCGTACCCGCCGCGCCAGTCCGCGGTCGGGCCCTTGCCGTACTGGTAGCAGGACACCACCGCCAGCCCGGCCGCGAGCAGGGCCTCGGCCTCGCTCGCCCGGAACGGCTTGCCCAGCATCCATTCGGCTCCCGGCCGACGATCGGAGACGTAGCGGATCACGCCCGCGTATCCGGCGTCCTTGATCGCCGAGGCACTCGGGACGTCGGCCGAGTAGTCGATGAGGGTTCCGAGGCTCTGCGCGGGCGCGACCCCCGTACCGGTGGTGAAGGCCGCGACACCGGCCACTGCCGACCCCGCCGCGGCGTACTTGAACAACTCTCGCCGTGAGATCTGCACCGAACCTCCCCGTTCCACTTCTTCTTCGCGTCTGTGCGCTCCACCCGTGCCGTCCACGGCACCCGTGTCACTGCAACCACACCGGTCGCTTCGCACACCGATTGCACCACAGACGCGAGCGGTCCGGGTCCGACTCCGGCAACTCCCCGGTCGCCCCGGCGACCGTCAGCGCGGCTCGAGCGACCGGAAGTAGTCGGGCCGGACCTCCACGTCCTCGACGACCCTGGTCGTGGTGCGGACCCCGAGAGCGTGCTCCTTGAGCAGTTCACACAGCCGGTCACCGTCGATGAGGTCGATCGGCGGGGCCCCGTCGCGCCGCGACTCGGCCCGGGCGTCGCCGGTGAACGTCCCGGTGGTGATGAGCAGGCCCTTCTCGCCCCGACCCGACATCGCGCCACGGAAATCGCGCACGGTACGGGCCTCCACGCTGCCACTGTTCCGGCGGCACTGGAAATACACCGGGAAGCTCAGCAGAGCCAGTTGATAGAGACCGAGCCCCTCCACGTCCCCGGACCCCGTCCGGGCCGTCACCGAGGCACTCGAGAATCCGGCCTCCCGCAACAGCCGCTGAGTCAGCCGCTCGAACGCGTCGGGGGACATCGCGAGCACGGTCTCGAGAAGCTGGTCCTTCCAGTTGTCGTTGTCGGCCAGGGTCGCGTCGGGCTCGTCGTGGGAGGAGTCCCCGGCGGACTCGGGCCGGGCGGCCGCTTCCGCGTTCTTCCTGGCGGCATTGCGCTTGCGGGTCTCGGCCGAGAACTCGGCGTGCAGTGGCCGGATCTGTTCCTCGGTGACCTCACGGCCCTTCGCCGTCACGCTCCACACCCCGCGGCGACTGTTGGTGAGCAGGCCCATTCCCTTGAGATAGGTCCGCGCCCAGGCCAGCCGATACTCGATCTCGGTGGTCGGGCCGTCACCGTGCAACACCGCCTGTGCCTGCGAGGACAGCTCCTCGCGTGCGATGACCGCGCTGTCGAGCTCGTCGTTCGAGGCCGAACCGCCGAGGGCGATTGCCGCCTGCAACGCGGGCCAGAGAAGATCGACATACCGCGGAACGAGGGCACTCATGCGGACCAGCATGCCCGACCGCGTCGGGCGCCCGGCAAGGGCCCCGAATTGCACCACCCGCGCACCTTCCCGACAATGGTTCGCGGCGCACGACCGGGCGCCGCGAACCTCACACACAGGGAGTGCACACCATGGATCTGGCGTTCCTCGCGGACCTCTTCGGAGCCTTCTCCGACCTCTTCTCGGCTCTCAGCTTCTTCCAGAGCCTGTCCTGATCGGCCCGTGAACGGCGCCCGCACCGCGAGGTACGGGCGCCGTTCACGTACAGGCGGCGAGCAGCCGGCGAGATCATTCCTCGCCGACCACGAACTCCACCCGGTCGACATCGACGTCCTGATCCTCGGGGTTGGCCGTTGCGGTCACCGTGATCCGGTCCCGCTCGACCCCGTCGTCGACGAGGGCGTCGACGACCGCCGTGGCCCGTTGTTCGGCGAGTTGCGCGGCGGCATCCGCGTCGTCCCCGCTCGCATACGTCTTGACCTCGATCGTGTCGTCGTTGGTTCCCAGTGCGGCAGCGACGGCACGAATCGTGGCTCCGCTGACCGTGGACAGTTCCGCAGTGTCCGCATCGAACGTCACCGGTGCGGCTTCGACCGCGGAGTTCACCGCGTCCTGGACAGCAGCCACAGCTGTGTCCCCGACACCCGTCTCCTCGGTCGTCGCCTCGGCCTCGGTGGTGTGGTCCGTGTGCTCCTGCGTCGTCGTGGTCGTGGCGGCGTCGTCCGAATCGTCGTCGGCGCACGCGGACGCGCCGACCAGCGCAATCGCCGACACCGCAGCCGCGGTCACCACTGCCTTGCGGGTTCTACCCATCATGAGAGCCTCCTCGTCGAGGTCGTACGGTCCCCTCCGGGGTATCCGCAATGTCCGATTCGGAAACCTCGGACACCGACGGGCCCGCCGGGCCGACCCTGAGCGCTCCGACTCAGGCGAGGGTGGCGTGCCAGACCACGGCCGCCGCCAGGGCCCCCAGACCGTTGAGCGACCAGTGCAGCGCGATGGGTGCGAGCAGGCTGCCGCTGCGTCGGCGCAGCCAGGTGAACACGAAACCGGCGGCCGCGGTCGCCAGCACGGCACCGGCCACACCGAGGACCTTGCCGAACACTCCCACACCGAGGAAGGCGGTGAGGCCCGCGTTCCCGGTGGTGAGACCGAGCGAGGAAGCAATGTGCCACAGGCCGAACAGCAGGGACCCCGCCGCGAACACCCCCCGCGCCCCGTACGCCCGCTCGAGAGTTCCGTGCAGGACACCGCGGAACGCCAGCTCTTCCGGAATGACCGTCTGCAGCGGGATGACGATCATCGACGCGATCAGTGCACCGGAGATCGTCGCGTAGCGGTCGGCCATGAAGAACGGCCTGGTCCACGGCAGAGCCACTCCGATCGCGATCACCGCGAGCACCAGGGCGACGGCTCCGAGCGCGTAGATCGACCCACGGCGCAGGTGCCGGGGTGACAGGCCCAGCTCAGCCCAGCCGAGGCCCCGCCGGCGGGTGAGGAGAAGGAGGACGACGGCCGCCGCGGGTACCGCCGCGACGCTCGCCCACACGGTCGTGAAATGTGCGACGAGATTGGTGGCGACGAGGACCGCGACGACCACCGCGATGTCGATGTAAGTCCTCGCGCGGCTGCGCCGCCGGGCCGAACGGTCGACCGAGCCGGACGCGGTTCCCGCTGCCACGGCCACGGCGGACGTCACCTCGGCGTGCCTGTCGACAGGACGGGCGGGAACTCTCTACAGCCGGAATACACCCCCTCGAGTGTACGGACGGCGACGGTACACCCCGGTGATACCGGACACCCGTCCCCCGGCTGCGAAACCGAACCCCGGTCCGGTCCGGTCCGGTTTGCCCCGCTAGCCTGAGCAGAACAT
This genomic interval from Rhodococcus triatomae contains the following:
- the mshB gene encoding N-acetyl-1-D-myo-inositol-2-amino-2-deoxy-alpha-D-glucopyranoside deacetylase; this translates as MTAGQAAPSVPRLLFVHAHPDDESITTGGTIARYAASGADVTVLTCTLGEEGEVIGDRWARLVADEADQLGGYRIGELAAALVALGVPTGPRFLGGGGRYRDSGMAGTASAAHPRAFVNADPDAAVGELVAVIRQLRPHVVVTYDADGGYGHPDHIQAHRLTREAVSASASARFPEAGMPWRVPKLYWTVAAASAVEDGVCRIGEIPGGWRLPEPGELPAVDDSVVTTAVDVSAVLDAKRAALAAHATQVSVSPGGGEFALSNNIAQPILAAEHFVLADAPSTTRETDLLAGIDPTALA
- a CDS encoding ABC transporter family substrate-binding protein — protein: MVTAVSLAACTANPPPPVESTDTPRTTSAPSTRLPVVVAIDDIGTGFNPHLLADQSPANAAVSSLVFPSPFRTVPSPDRPGFADHVLDPSLLVTAEVSSQEPFTVTYRLRTDAQWSDGAPIAAEDFRYLWQQMITVPGVVDPAGYRLIRDVNSSGGGKTVNVVFDAPYPAWRELFTDLLPAHLVKDSPGGFAGALAENIPVSGSRFHIKSIDRGRDEILLERNDRFWDTPAAPDQILLRRAGSSAQLADSIRTGDAQLAQTHGGTSTAAQLAAIPAVRTGSVFQPRTLEVTLNGRVPELDDIRVRRAVLGVLDVELLATVGSGSESTAVPARSLVFSPSDPGYAPSAPDPIGPEQVQALLAEAGYERQPEAAVPPGEVPEGGLLERNGLPLTLVIGVPSGDATAAAVAATAADQLRGAGVDASVESIEAEELFGEAITSGRVGAVVAWARAGGDAATVAASRFGCLPAPQESDDEDAADTTRAPEPTEDGDGSDPETDTETDAEKIDAELASPSNLSGLCDPALQPAIDSSLRGVGDVPTILSDVDRRLWDLEVVLPVVQDSTLVAAGPGVQGASLGGVLPAGIFDDAAQWTRAVQ
- the typA gene encoding translational GTPase TypA, yielding MSTTSFRNVAIVAHVDHGKTTLVDAMLRQSGAFAERAELVDRVMDSGDLEREKGITILAKNTAVHRHNADGTVTVINVIDTPGHADFGGEVERGLSMVDGVVLLVDASEGPLPQTRFVLRKALAASLPVIIVVNKTDRPDARIEEVVTESQDLLLDLASDLDDAAAEAAEALLDLPVLYASGREGKASVEQPENGQAPAAENLDALFDVLMNNVPAPKGSVDAPLQAHVTNLDASDFLGRLALVRIHNGELRKGQTVAWMHGEGVKTVKITELLATEGVTRKPAESAVAGDIVAVAGFPEIMIGDTLADVENPVALPRISVDEPAISITIGTNSSPLAGRVKGHKLTARMVKNRLDSELIGNVSLRVVDIGRPDAWEVQGRGELALAILVEQMRREGFELTVGKPQVVTRQVDGKVHEPYEELTIDSPEEHLGAITQLLAARKGKMVQMNNHAAGWVRIEFIVPSRGLIGFRTDFLTETRGTGIANAVFHGYAPWAGEIRARHTGSLVSDRQGTVTPFAMIQLSDRGTFFVEPGSETYEGHVVGINPRAEDLDINVTREKKLTNMRSATADVMETLARPMVLGLEAAMEFCAGDECVEVTPEITRVRKVHLNGTERARERSRAKQRDKAAL
- a CDS encoding (deoxy)nucleoside triphosphate pyrophosphohydrolase; the protein is MTARDEAEARDEAKAEREVVAAALIVDGRLLLARRGHPPELAGQWELPGGKVEPGEQPRAALRRELREELGVEADAGERIGVDVELPSGLVLRAYRATLVSGTPEPLEHTGLCWVDAAGLRRMQLVAADRVWVPALCDALTAG
- a CDS encoding 4a-hydroxytetrahydrobiopterin dehydratase; its protein translation is MAELLSDGQIVSALAELPGWQLTGETLVRTITSETFPEAIALVGKVAEIAESKNHHPDIDIRWRKVTYTLTTHSAGGITALDLDLAAEIDSLTRE